A window of Pectinophora gossypiella chromosome 12, ilPecGoss1.1, whole genome shotgun sequence contains these coding sequences:
- the LOC126371118 gene encoding NADH dehydrogenase [ubiquinone] 1 alpha subcomplex subunit 13-like encodes MDSACWVRKQDLPPPGGYKPIAYKRVPGAHLFNGYQLILGYFAMTAGALYLYSLNHKKIKKHEIELRSSKMAIYPVLLAERDREYLRQLRRNRDEEDKLMAGVPGWKTGTYFGEPIYKMYQPEKLIEPIYHEYFAHCSPSHFFRRANLKLKS; translated from the exons ATGGACTCTGCATGTTGGGTTCGAAAACAAGATTTGCCTCCACCAGGGGGCTATAAACCTATCGCATACAAAAGAGTACCAGGCGCGCATCTCTTCAATGGATACCAACTCATTCTTGGCTACTTTGCTATGACCGCTGGGGCCCTCTACCTATACTCCTTAAACCACAAGAAGATCAAGAAACACGAAATAGAATTACGCTCAAGCAAGATGGCGATATATCCAGTGCTCTTGGCAGAAAGGGATAGAGAATATTTGAGGCAGCTTAGGCGGAATCGGGACGAGGAAGACAAATTGATGGCTGGTGTACCTGGATGGAAG aCTGGAACTTATTTCGGTGAACCGATATATAAAATGTATCAGCCCGAAAAACTAATAGAACCTATTTACCACGAATACTTCGCACATTGCTCACCAAGTCATTTCTTCCGTAGAGCCAACTTGAAGCTGAAaagttaa